aacattttgtttgattaaaatttgcaACTCCCACAGACTATGTTTTTGGAAAACTATAATGTATTCAAAGAATTGAATTAAAGTGCAACTTTCAgaaaaattttgtgttttcaGGAAGctatcaaagaaaaaaaggatGGATTGGACTAAGCAATTTTATGGATTTAACGTAAAAAGTAGGATaagatgtaatttttaaaatattaatgtaaggaaaataaatttgtgcCTATTTAAATTGAGTTTCTCTTGTTCTTCATGATCCATGGTTTTTAATACGGTTAATCTTGACAACCTAGAGACTTCAAGGGGCCGGGCCCGTCTCTTaaaggaatctcaagtttattatcctGCACGGCAAGAAGagcatttttgttttttaagggATAATCCTATTTCCGAATGACGTCTCGGTTGTTCACCTGGGAGAGTATGGGACTCCGGGCATCCAGTGTGCCAACCTAGCTTACCCACTAAAACTTATCTGGTGGACCCTTCAGGCCAATTTGAGGCAATTATGGGATAGTTAGCACACTTCCTATCAGACCGGTATAGTAGCTAAATGATATTGGCCTATGTGGGTCTTAAGTGCCCCCCCGAAGAGGACTCTTCCACAAATAACTCCATAAATATAAGgttaagttatataaaaaaaaacaagaagttttctattaaatttattgtttataaaaatggtTATAATttggtgtttatttttattgccataattttaattgtataataaCCAGAggtcggaataggtagattgaattggggtcaatgaactgaaacgtatatattaatatagacatgcctccgggattgcgggatttgtaaattattaagattttttccggaaAAAAGTTTTGGAATGTTACAACTAGAAGCAATAGACGCAGAAAAGAATGCAAGAAATGGAAACACAGCGTGTTTCCAAATAAATTGGGAAAAGGATAGATATACCAGACAGTAACGTTTCGTATCTTAAAGTTAGTTTGAAAAtccataaatttataatatttaattcaatcccgtaagtactgaaatggaatttttttttccatttctttTACGTTAagctttctatggtaattcatgatgcaagtacataaaatcaatctacctattccgatctctgaaAATAACATTGTGTAGATCTTAAAACACGATTGTGATGTAAATGAATGATTTGTGCTTAGAAATTTATTCTCAATATGCATTATATCCAGATAatgcaaatgaaaaaaattacaacatgCCATTCACCATGTATAGTAAAATATCATGCAATTATCAACTTATAATTATCTAAAAGATCAAAtttcttatttacaaaagacAATTGCCTAAGTTAACATTTAAACGAGTTATACCATGTTTAtggtaaacaataataaataatacccaAATAAAACGAGTAACAATAACAACGGTAACATTATTTCTAATGTTCAATAAATACTATTACTAGGTATTAAAATGTTTCCTCTTCATCACAGTTCTCGGTGGCGTGGCCGAAcactgaaaaaagaaaagcaagagctaaaatacacatttatgctaagaagtaattttatgtacatgGTTTATAAATAGggcattacaaaataattgaatatgtAGACAGGCAATGTGCCTATATTAAGGAACTTTTCTTAATAAtactagtatatatatagtatagtatagtaaATGGGAAAACACTGAACAAACTGTCGTATTCGTCATTTGACGATAAAGATTAGGGACCTATTGAACGGAAACTATAGATGCTAATTCTTCAAGTTACCTTCACAAATGTCGCAATAGGGTcttggcggcggcggcggcttCTTGCCGGCGACCGGCAGCGGGTCGGGCTCGGCGGACTGGCGCGGACAATCCTCGGTGTCGTGAGCGTCGAACACGTCGCAGATGTCGCAGAATAAGCGGGGAGCGGGGCGGGATTTGCGACCGTTGCTGTGGGGAAAGATCGAAATGAATTTCTTTACATTCGTCCCGGTCGAGTACCTCTACCATTTTGACTACGACAAGAGGTGATAAGGATctgaattgtattaaaaaaaagtgaccGACAAATTCTGAGAGAACATCTCACATACTAAGTTCCATAAATGGATTCCCTCCCTATTTTTGAGGTAACCGATAAGTCTTGTCTCTTCAAAGTTCGTGAATAACCCTTGGAACAAATCCCCTTCGCTTTAGGAGAGTATAACAATTATTCAAGTAACAAGCAAACAATTTTCCAAACACTATTCTAATTTCCGTGAGTAGGTATTTCCCTAGAGAGCGAAGTAAGTCTTCACTGATcaatctttattatattttcataggTACTGAAAACGGGTAAATATTGACTCGCAAATTTAAGTGATGCTaccaaatttataacaaacaatGTTGGCTTCCTTACAATACGGGCGCGGTATCGGCCACTCCGCCCTCGAGCGCGAGCACGCGCGCCATGAGCTGCTCGTTCTTGCGCTGCATGTCCACGATCACAGAGTTGAGGAAGCTCACCTGCCCGTCCAGCATCTCCTTGTCTTCTTGCCTGTTTGGGCACAgtcaaaagaaataattaaaaaaaaaaacaattcaatCGATACTATCCATCATATTTTCTATTAggattaggtaggtacctacttagaaTATATAACTTCGAGTAACGCGGAAGTTTGTAATGAGTGTGGATGTGTGTGTAATGTAACTATTTCAtgcaaaaattattgaatagatttatataaaaacttgcAGTATTATAGCATAGGCATTTGAATAACATTGGACCTAGAACTGACGACCGGAATGTAAAGAGAGAAGGAaagcaactgggaacacgccaaGATGAAAGAGAGACATAAAATGACGCctccttcccggaggggtaggcagagactaccatcTTTCCTCTaaccctgcatacttctttcgttatgtttatattttgttgttcAGTATGTATCGTTTAACCGACCtttaaatatatgatatatgaTACTGTAAATGAAATTGTATTACTTTTGAGTAGGGTTGTCGCCTTGGCCAAGAACACCCATCGCAGTATTGTCATTGTTATCCCGGACGTTGACCTTGCTCGCCAATTCCTTCTGCAAGAGCACCTTTTCCCTTTCAGCTATCTCTACTTTGGCTTTGTgagactaaaaataaattgtcaaattttactcatacaatttactaaatataaaataaattcccaAGATGTGAAAGTCACATGGAAATTACCTTTATCTCTTCCTGTAATCTACTTATCAActcattcttttgttttaaatccTTCGCCTTATGTTCGACATCCGTCTTAAGATTTTTGATAGCTGTTTCACTAATTTCCAGCGCTTCTGCATTAAACCTCCTAGCTTCCTGTAATTctaatgttaatttttctaatttgGCATCTTTTTCGGCATCAGTGCTTTGTTGCACGGTTACTAATTCTAATTTCTGGGTAAGTTCCATCACTCTTTTTTCCGCTGCGGAGAGGCTTTGTTCAAGTTTTTTCTGATTTTCTGCTTCAACTTTGACCTTTTCTTTGGATTCTTGTAACTCTTTCTCATAATCACTCAATTTGATTTTAAGATCATGCTTAGAGCGTTTGCTttcctttttatattcatCATACTGTGCTTGGAGTTGTTTATTCAGATCCTCATAATTAGACTTTTGGCCTGCATTTATATCTGTCAGTTGTTTAATATCTTGTTCTGCTTTAGTCACTTGTTGCTGaagttcagtaattttttctCTTGCTTGGATCAATTCCTCAAGGTGTTTTTCTTGCTCTGTAACTTTAACTTGTAATGATTTCATTGCTTTGTTTAATGACTCtacatcttttttatatttttcatttatatgagCGTTTTCGTCTTGAAGTTGCTTGATTATTTTCTGACTTTCATCTGTTCCGGATTGTAACATATTATTAAGCTTAGTAAACTTTGCCTCCTTCTCTTCTGTAAGTGCCATGTTGACTGCTAATTCCTGCTTTAGGGTTGCTGTTTCCTCTTCTAACaatttaatcttattttcATCAGTCGTCACTCGTTCAACATGGGATTTCAATAACTGTTCTTTTTCTTCCAGAGTCTTTCTTAGATCGTTTTCGTTGTTGATGTTCTCTTTTAACTTATTGGTGATTTCTTCatgtagtatttttaatttatttaactcatctgttgtttcattatattttgattctAATGTCGCCTTATCTTGGCTTAAAAtagcaatttcttttttaactgaTTCAAATTGGCTTAATTGTTCCTTAAGCACGGATTCTTCTGCCGAAGAATTCGTTACAAGGCTTTCGCATTTCTGTTTCAAATTGGACGATTCTAGTAAggcattatttaatttttcttctaaTACTTTTTTGCTTTCagcagttttatttaattctacgCTTACTTGTGCTATTTGGCGATCTTTTTCAGCAACTATttcaatatttgatttaagGTCAACTTCTAGCATTTCTAATTTTAGACTTAAttctttaaaactattttgtttttcttccaGTAActgtttaactttattttcttctgatttatgtttatttaattcttcACTAACAGAAGCCAGCTGTAACTGAAGTTGAGAaatttctttttcgtattgacTCTTTTGGACATTCAATTGTGAAGTCATATCATCCAAAAACTTTTGTAAAGAATCTTCGTGTTTTCTGGACTCTtctaatttgttatttaaatcattCTGAGCTTCTGTTAGTTGATCCACTTTTTCAATCAATTTTACTTCCGAACTCTCACCTTCCGactttaatattgaaatttcttctttatatttGTCAATATCGACTTCTAGTTTCTTTCTTATTGTTTCAAATTCAGTATTAAGTTCTTGCTCTTTAATCTTTAGTGActcaatttcatttttcagAATAGTATTTTCATCCAtgaatttatcattatttgctTCTAGTTcccttaatttattatttgattcaagtaatttattttcgtattCTTTCATTTGATTTTCAGTAGATTTAAGCTTTTCCACGTTATTATTAACAGATTCTACCAACTGACCTCGCTCCAGAGAAAAATCTTCTTGCAATTTAAACAACTTCTGTTTAAGTTCCTGTTCCATCCTACCATGGTTATTGGATGCTTCTCTGTACTTATCTTTAAGATCTTGGACTTCTTTCTCACTTTCCTTTAGATGTTGGGATAACTTATGGAATTGTTCGTTGGAATCAGTGGCCTGTCCAGTAAGGTTTAAATATTCCGTTTCTACTTTTTCTTTGGCTTTTTGTAATTCGTCGCATTTATCTTTTGTACTTTGGAGTTGCCGTTTCTGTTCACCGATTTCAAGTTCCATGGCTGATAACTTTGCTTTGAGATCATTGTTGGCATTTGTTAACTCAATAACGGATTGCTTCAATTTGTCATTTTCTTCTTTCAACGCCTTCAGTTCATCTTCGTTGATTATAAACCTTGAATTTAACGAATCGAACTCAATTTTACTTTGATCTAATGCTTGCATGTGAGTTTCGATTTCTTTAGTTAGCTGTTCAATTTTAGTGTTACGGTTTTCAATTTCCTTCTTATGTTCTTCTGCAAttttactatgttttatattaaagtttgCTGTTGCTTGTTCAAACTCGTCTTTTAGCTTTATTATTTCCTTATCTCTTTCATGAATCGTTTGCTTATATTCTGTTACAAGTTTTTCTGTGGAAGAATTTGAATCACTGCTTTCATTAAGCAATTTTTCGTAGTCTTTCGTTTTGGCCGATAAACTTTGCTGGAGTTCTACtatctccattttatttttatcattttgttgAGAAACTTCATTAAGCAAACTTTCGTattcgtttattttgtttgaatattcCTCTTTGACGCGAGCAATTTCATCTTGCAAGTTTTTACATGCTGCttcttgtttcttttttgtatcttcTAACTGTTCTAAATCTAGGACTTTAGCACTTAGTTCCATTTTTAGTTtagttatttctttattaagatTAACCTCGTGTTCTTTACTGGCACCtagaactgaaaataaaatgtatttaattaatcaagCAATACATGAAAACATAAAAGtctataaatatgaaagtaaaaaaaatacatatgtttgcattatataggtacctttatttaattctagTGTTTTATCATCTACGGCAGCTTGTAGTTGAGTCAACTTAGTGTTCAAATCTGTGATAGTTTGgctattttctttatttaatctttCTACATTCTGTTTCTCAGCTTCTAATTTAGACTCAACCAGTTGTAAATTAGCAGTCAACACGGAAATTTGAGTGTCAAACTGAGTTTGTGCTAtcgccatcttggatttcgCTTCATTTAGAGCTTTCTCAGAATCTGCTTTCAATTTGGTCAATTCTTCGGACATACTCTTTCCTAGCGAATCCttttcattctctttttctttaagGAGTGCATATGCTTCGTCTAATAGTTTCTGTAGTTCTGAGGATAACGCTGTAAGTAAAAAGTTTGATtatattaatcaatattttaaagcatcattcattattcatatcatttaaaattttcacgaatctgtcaatattttctgtaatatctggtagactggtagagaatgtcaaacggcattaagttccctttgtacatttttatgtacaataaagttttaaataaataaataaatatttatggattttcctttatatttcggttgactggaagaaatctcATTTGGGATacgtccgccattgtacatattcttttaaatccaataactgtctgttatttgtttttattttatatttatttttatgtgcaataaagataaacaaataaacaactaCTGAATATTGCAACGGTTCTTGTACAGTGTCTTAAAATCGGGTTTAAGGTTCGATATTTAAGTTTCCCATAGTAGATCAGCAATAAAACCGCTTAAAGCACAGCTCTGTACTTTGAAGACATCAAGCGTTGCAGCGGTGTATTTAAGCTTCCTCttgtatacaattattttgattgataTCTTACTTTGTGCGGCCGTCAGCTCCTCCTTGTGTTGTTCAGCGATCACAGCGGCTTCGGCACTGCGCTGGTCTTCAAGCGCTTGGAGCGCTGCGGCCGTGGTATCCGCTCGAGCCGCTTGCAGCGCTGCTTCCGCTTCCAACTCGCGAATGCGGTGGAGATGTGCCGCTTTCTCTTGCTGAAATTCATTTACGGcatgttattttttgaaattgcaCAAATACAGTTAAACTTTGTACATTTCGTTTAAGACATTCACATCTTTGCTTGAGTTAAGGTTTTGGAGTGGTAAAATTATCATGGAAGAGcgtgactttattttatatagatgTGTTCTATTTTTTCCAACCAATCCAACCttctaagtttaaaaaatgtcaGCATGAACATACCTCCATCGCGTCCTTgtatttctgaaaataaaaaaatgttaataaattaaattgttccCTCACTCAGAAGCTTTTTCGTTTTGCGAACTAATAAGAATATGTATagtcattttaaaaagttttatcaataaaagatTTCTTGGCTAGACAAAACACGCCATCTACTTATTTCAACATAAACTCGTGCCTATCTTGGAGTCCtacagaatattatttttagttcacGTTgctttatgcaaaaaaaagtgaatttaTGCAATGAATAGAAAGAGTGACCGCATTTACTAGTTGAGGAAATGTGGCTTCTTCGATCTTCTTAATACGGgactaattacacagattgagttcgTTTCTCTTCATGCCCTGGTcggaattcgaacccaggacctactgtgtcacagacaagcatactatCGCTtggccacagaggccgtcagacAAAAACACCAGAACAAATGAAACATGAGCTTACATTGTAGTCTTCCTTGTTGATATTCTCCTCCTCGGTCCTGAACATGAGGTCCTCGACCTTCTGCCGTTCGTCTTCCAGCATCTTGTTGAGTTTGTCCAGTTCCACTTTGAGCTTCCCATTCTCAGTGCTTGCCTGAAAGTCATAGGTTGACTATGGtgtgaacaaaattttaaaatcgaGTGTGAAACCAAGAAAATGTACGTAGGTTTTGAACACGAGCCTGAAATAACTTTAGGTAAAGCAGAACTGAAAATACAAGAGAGAGAAAACCGAAAACATACTAGTATCTTTTTAGTCGAAAAATACTTTAGTAAAAGTAACGCAAGGCAAAGGTTCATACCTAATACGACAATATGAgttacattatataaattgagggtgttacaaaaatatgcaGAGCATATTCCTTTTTCCCTCGTAAAAAATCCCTTTGTGGAAAATTTTTGCACGGCATCTGTCACAGTTAGGGAAATTTCAGAacacattacaaaaattttcataCTTTCAGCTTCAGCAGattgtgaaaataaagaatgatGTATGTTTTGTACCGTAATaccacagaattattaataatactgaATAAACCTTCgtcaaatttcatttcatgaaTATAAATCGCTTACTTCTTATATCCGTATTATGGAAAAGAGCTTGTGAAAAGAAGTGACGTGATTTGCAATTCAAagcaattcttttttaatttatttatttaccaaataCATTTACTCTTCCTTAAAACGGTAAAATAGTACCACATTTTTACCTGTGTGGCTTCCTTCCTTAGTTGCGCAAGCGCATTTTCCGCTCGCTCTGCTTGTAATGAAACCTTCGCGACCTCCGCTCGTTCCAATTCACGTTCTCGCATCAATCGTTCTAAATGTTGCTGCTTCTCACGCAGTAGTTCCTATTGATATTTTACTACATTATTTTCTAGGAAGGCATTTTCACGAATCTTTGGCACTATATACATTGTACAgtcaataacataaataaatatacagacCCGAAAACTCaacgaaatgaaataaaagaaaattgattgaAGCTTGCGGAAATATCTGATAAGCATCAGGTTATttgtgtaattaatatttttggtttggtgaaaactaattaatttgtagAAAGCAGCATCTGTATACTTTATCAAGTTTTTGACTGTATCAATAATTTCTAACCCtacgtt
This is a stretch of genomic DNA from Amyelois transitella isolate CPQ chromosome 5, ilAmyTran1.1, whole genome shotgun sequence. It encodes these proteins:
- the LOC106138052 gene encoding CAP-Gly domain-containing linker protein 2 isoform X2, with product MSENQEFTPANAAPPPPAPASSTSSENLSTTSTAAASSKPDSTRPSSLPKPSGLKPPTKIGRLCSNSAPKPAIPISPRTDGSSSELRKLSDDSSRKHLSDLIEAEEDEVSSSLPERPRTHRKASNHSVILTEDTDSFIIGERVWVGGTKPGQIAYIGETQFAPGDWAGIVLDDPIGKNDGSVAGVRYFQCAEKRGVFSRLTRLTRVPLITHAPHDVSPSSDAGSVFERPPSGAARPRRTLSPNGSIRSMVSSKMNASISTTNNGELRLGDRVIVSSSRGSKAGILRYVGVTDFAPGVWGGVELDDPLGKNDGSVDGKRYFECAPRFGLFAPISKISRSPSNRKPGACAIHSNGRATPLRRSNSRESLTSLGTSIASSRVGVRLGVTSLGAQRVGGPRASSTPVSAKNALQELLREKQQHLERLMRERELERAEVAKVSLQAERAENALAQLRKEATQASTENGKLKVELDKLNKMLEDERQKVEDLMFRTEEENINKEDYNKYKDAMEQEKAAHLHRIRELEAEAALQAARADTTAAALQALEDQRSAEAAVIAEQHKEELTAAQTLSSELQKLLDEAYALLKEKENEKDSLGKSMSEELTKLKADSEKALNEAKSKMAIAQTQFDTQISVLTANLQLVESKLEAEKQNVERLNKENSQTITDLNTKLTQLQAAVDDKTLELNKVLGASKEHEVNLNKEITKLKMELSAKVLDLEQLEDTKKKQEAACKNLQDEIARVKEEYSNKINEYESLLNEVSQQNDKNKMEIVELQQSLSAKTKDYEKLLNESSDSNSSTEKLVTEYKQTIHERDKEIIKLKDEFEQATANFNIKHSKIAEEHKKEIENRNTKIEQLTKEIETHMQALDQSKIEFDSLNSRFIINEDELKALKEENDKLKQSVIELTNANNDLKAKLSAMELEIGEQKRQLQSTKDKCDELQKAKEKVETEYLNLTGQATDSNEQFHKLSQHLKESEKEVQDLKDKYREASNNHGRMEQELKQKLFKLQEDFSLERGQLVESVNNNVEKLKSTENQMKEYENKLLESNNKLRELEANNDKFMDENTILKNEIESLKIKEQELNTEFETIRKKLEVDIDKYKEEISILKSEGESSEVKLIEKVDQLTEAQNDLNNKLEESRKHEDSLQKFLDDMTSQLNVQKSQYEKEISQLQLQLASVSEELNKHKSEENKVKQLLEEKQNSFKELSLKLEMLEVDLKSNIEIVAEKDRQIAQVSVELNKTAESKKVLEEKLNNALLESSNLKQKCESLVTNSSAEESVLKEQLSQFESVKKEIAILSQDKATLESKYNETTDELNKLKILHEEITNKLKENINNENDLRKTLEEKEQLLKSHVERVTTDENKIKLLEEETATLKQELAVNMALTEEKEAKFTKLNNMLQSGTDESQKIIKQLQDENAHINEKYKKDVESLNKAMKSLQVKVTEQEKHLEELIQAREKITELQQQVTKAEQDIKQLTDINAGQKSNYEDLNKQLQAQYDEYKKESKRSKHDLKIKLSDYEKELQESKEKVKVEAENQKKLEQSLSAAEKRVMELTQKLELVTVQQSTDAEKDAKLEKLTLELQEARRFNAEALEISETAIKNLKTDVEHKAKDLKQKNELISRLQEEIKSHKAKVEIAEREKVLLQKELASKVNVRDNNDNTAMGVLGQGDNPTQKQEDKEMLDGQVSFLNSVIVDMQRKNEQLMARVLALEGGVADTAPVFNGRKSRPAPRLFCDICDVFDAHDTEDCPRQSAEPDPLPVAGKKPPPPPRPYCDICEVFGHATENCDEEETF
- the LOC106138052 gene encoding CAP-Gly domain-containing linker protein 1 isoform X1; this translates as MSENQEFTPANAAPPPPAPASSTSSENLSTTSTAAASSKPDSTRPSSLPKPSGLKPPTKIGRLCSNSAPKPAIPISPRTDGSSSELRKLSDDSSRKHLSDLIEAEEDEVSSSLPERPRTHRKASTSSTYSITSMDALWEKHPRRLSEAGLRRSSDHSVILTEDTDSFIIGERVWVGGTKPGQIAYIGETQFAPGDWAGIVLDDPIGKNDGSVAGVRYFQCAEKRGVFSRLTRLTRVPLITHAPHDVSPSSDAGSVFERPPSGAARPRRTLSPNGSIRSMVSSKMNASISTTNNGELRLGDRVIVSSSRGSKAGILRYVGVTDFAPGVWGGVELDDPLGKNDGSVDGKRYFECAPRFGLFAPISKISRSPSNRKPGACAIHSNGRATPLRRSNSRESLTSLGTSIASSRVGVRLGVTSLGAQRVGGPRASSTPVSAKNALQELLREKQQHLERLMRERELERAEVAKVSLQAERAENALAQLRKEATQASTENGKLKVELDKLNKMLEDERQKVEDLMFRTEEENINKEDYNKYKDAMEQEKAAHLHRIRELEAEAALQAARADTTAAALQALEDQRSAEAAVIAEQHKEELTAAQTLSSELQKLLDEAYALLKEKENEKDSLGKSMSEELTKLKADSEKALNEAKSKMAIAQTQFDTQISVLTANLQLVESKLEAEKQNVERLNKENSQTITDLNTKLTQLQAAVDDKTLELNKVLGASKEHEVNLNKEITKLKMELSAKVLDLEQLEDTKKKQEAACKNLQDEIARVKEEYSNKINEYESLLNEVSQQNDKNKMEIVELQQSLSAKTKDYEKLLNESSDSNSSTEKLVTEYKQTIHERDKEIIKLKDEFEQATANFNIKHSKIAEEHKKEIENRNTKIEQLTKEIETHMQALDQSKIEFDSLNSRFIINEDELKALKEENDKLKQSVIELTNANNDLKAKLSAMELEIGEQKRQLQSTKDKCDELQKAKEKVETEYLNLTGQATDSNEQFHKLSQHLKESEKEVQDLKDKYREASNNHGRMEQELKQKLFKLQEDFSLERGQLVESVNNNVEKLKSTENQMKEYENKLLESNNKLRELEANNDKFMDENTILKNEIESLKIKEQELNTEFETIRKKLEVDIDKYKEEISILKSEGESSEVKLIEKVDQLTEAQNDLNNKLEESRKHEDSLQKFLDDMTSQLNVQKSQYEKEISQLQLQLASVSEELNKHKSEENKVKQLLEEKQNSFKELSLKLEMLEVDLKSNIEIVAEKDRQIAQVSVELNKTAESKKVLEEKLNNALLESSNLKQKCESLVTNSSAEESVLKEQLSQFESVKKEIAILSQDKATLESKYNETTDELNKLKILHEEITNKLKENINNENDLRKTLEEKEQLLKSHVERVTTDENKIKLLEEETATLKQELAVNMALTEEKEAKFTKLNNMLQSGTDESQKIIKQLQDENAHINEKYKKDVESLNKAMKSLQVKVTEQEKHLEELIQAREKITELQQQVTKAEQDIKQLTDINAGQKSNYEDLNKQLQAQYDEYKKESKRSKHDLKIKLSDYEKELQESKEKVKVEAENQKKLEQSLSAAEKRVMELTQKLELVTVQQSTDAEKDAKLEKLTLELQEARRFNAEALEISETAIKNLKTDVEHKAKDLKQKNELISRLQEEIKSHKAKVEIAEREKVLLQKELASKVNVRDNNDNTAMGVLGQGDNPTQKQEDKEMLDGQVSFLNSVIVDMQRKNEQLMARVLALEGGVADTAPVFNGRKSRPAPRLFCDICDVFDAHDTEDCPRQSAEPDPLPVAGKKPPPPPRPYCDICEVFGHATENCDEEETF
- the LOC106138052 gene encoding CAP-Gly domain-containing linker protein 2 isoform X6 yields the protein MPVETKISFSDGSSSELRKLSDDSSRKHLSDHSVILTEDTDSFIIGERVWVGGTKPGQIAYIGETQFAPGDWAGIVLDDPIGKNDGSVAGVRYFQCAEKRGVFSRLTRLTRVPLITHAPHDVSPSSDAGSVFERPPSGAARPRRTLSPNGSIRSMVSSKMNASISTTNNGELRLGDRVIVSSSRGSKAGILRYVGVTDFAPGVWGGVELDDPLGKNDGSVDGKRYFECAPRFGLFAPISKISRSPSNRKPGACAIHSNGRATPLRRSNSRESLTSLGTSIASSRVGVRLGVTSLGAQRVGGPRASSTPVSAKNALQELLREKQQHLERLMRERELERAEVAKVSLQAERAENALAQLRKEATQASTENGKLKVELDKLNKMLEDERQKVEDLMFRTEEENINKEDYNKYKDAMEQEKAAHLHRIRELEAEAALQAARADTTAAALQALEDQRSAEAAVIAEQHKEELTAAQTLSSELQKLLDEAYALLKEKENEKDSLGKSMSEELTKLKADSEKALNEAKSKMAIAQTQFDTQISVLTANLQLVESKLEAEKQNVERLNKENSQTITDLNTKLTQLQAAVDDKTLELNKVLGASKEHEVNLNKEITKLKMELSAKVLDLEQLEDTKKKQEAACKNLQDEIARVKEEYSNKINEYESLLNEVSQQNDKNKMEIVELQQSLSAKTKDYEKLLNESSDSNSSTEKLVTEYKQTIHERDKEIIKLKDEFEQATANFNIKHSKIAEEHKKEIENRNTKIEQLTKEIETHMQALDQSKIEFDSLNSRFIINEDELKALKEENDKLKQSVIELTNANNDLKAKLSAMELEIGEQKRQLQSTKDKCDELQKAKEKVETEYLNLTGQATDSNEQFHKLSQHLKESEKEVQDLKDKYREASNNHGRMEQELKQKLFKLQEDFSLERGQLVESVNNNVEKLKSTENQMKEYENKLLESNNKLRELEANNDKFMDENTILKNEIESLKIKEQELNTEFETIRKKLEVDIDKYKEEISILKSEGESSEVKLIEKVDQLTEAQNDLNNKLEESRKHEDSLQKFLDDMTSQLNVQKSQYEKEISQLQLQLASVSEELNKHKSEENKVKQLLEEKQNSFKELSLKLEMLEVDLKSNIEIVAEKDRQIAQVSVELNKTAESKKVLEEKLNNALLESSNLKQKCESLVTNSSAEESVLKEQLSQFESVKKEIAILSQDKATLESKYNETTDELNKLKILHEEITNKLKENINNENDLRKTLEEKEQLLKSHVERVTTDENKIKLLEEETATLKQELAVNMALTEEKEAKFTKLNNMLQSGTDESQKIIKQLQDENAHINEKYKKDVESLNKAMKSLQVKVTEQEKHLEELIQAREKITELQQQVTKAEQDIKQLTDINAGQKSNYEDLNKQLQAQYDEYKKESKRSKHDLKIKLSDYEKELQESKEKVKVEAENQKKLEQSLSAAEKRVMELTQKLELVTVQQSTDAEKDAKLEKLTLELQEARRFNAEALEISETAIKNLKTDVEHKAKDLKQKNELISRLQEEIKSHKAKVEIAEREKVLLQKELASKVNVRDNNDNTAMGVLGQGDNPTQKQEDKEMLDGQVSFLNSVIVDMQRKNEQLMARVLALEGGVADTAPVFNGRKSRPAPRLFCDICDVFDAHDTEDCPRQSAEPDPLPVAGKKPPPPPRPYCDICEVFGHATENCDEEETF